Proteins co-encoded in one Oncorhynchus kisutch isolate 150728-3 linkage group LG1, Okis_V2, whole genome shotgun sequence genomic window:
- the LOC109898185 gene encoding zinc finger protein 567-like: MSKIQLLNVFLRERLIAAAVEIFGVVENTIVEYQEEVSRSKEENKRLQNMLDLVMKPQIKLHRAEPRHHVSEEEMKGVSLREESSEPAQSTVEQDFRTRLVEEQLQGPESHSHNIEFVFTPPCVKSGFEQDPWPSHLFKTQIVEDNEINNLSSTLVEHMKTEPDGEGYGVPTSDPQLMFAVNAHCSAAPSENMSPLQRKTKRGRPFRHIGTLSEFMKRRASYERFRCHVCGKGFPARKGLGDHMTTHTGERPHSCHLCGKGFKVKSHLNEHIRVHTGEKPFVCPVCGKAFRQDAHMKGHLRRTHKENPYRCHDCGESFSQMGELQVHRTVACGPIVLGL; the protein is encoded by the exons ATGTCAAAAATACAATTGCTCAATGTGTTTCTGCGTGAGCGATTGATCGCGGCTGCTGTAGAGATATTTGGAGTAGTTGAAAATACGATAGTAGAGTATCAAGAAGAAGTCTCCCGTTCGAAGGAGGAGAACAAACGGTTACAGAACATGTTGGATTTGGTCATGAAACCACAAATAAAGTTACATAGAGCAG AACCTAGGCATCATGTCTCAGAAGAGGAAATGAAGGGCGTCAGTCTGCGGGAAGAAAGTTCAGAGCCCGCACAAAGTACAGTGGAACAGGACTTCAGGACGAGACTGGTAGAAGAGCAACTGCAAGGGCCTGAGTCTCATAGTCATAACATAGAGTTTGTATTCACTCCTCCTTGTGTGAAAAGTGGGTTTGAACAGGACCCTTGGCCCTCGCACCTTTTTAAAACCCAGATTGTGGAGGACAATGAGATTAATAATCTGTCGAGTACCCTAGTGGAACACATGAAAACAGAACCTGATGGAGAGGGCTACGGAGTACCAACGAGTGACCCACAGTTAATGTTTGCAGTAAACGCACACTGTTCTGCAGCTCCGAGTGAAAACATGAGCCCCCTGCAACGGAAAACAAAGAGAGGACGACCATTTAGGCATATAGGAACACTGTCTGAATTTATGAAGAGACGCGCTTCATACGAGCGATTTCGATGCCATGTCTGTGGAAAGGGGTTCCCAGCCAGGAAGGGTCTGGGAGACCACATGACGACTCATACAGGGGAGAGGCCACACAGCTGTCACCTTTGTGGGAAAGGTTTCAAAGTGAAGAGTCATCTGAACGAGCATATCAgggttcacacaggagagaaaccgtttGTCTGCCCAGTCTGCGGGAAAGCGTTCAGGCAGGACGCTCATATGAAAGGACATTTGAGGAGGACTCACAAGGAGAACCCATACCGATGCCATGACTGTGGCGAAAGCTTCAGTCAGATGGGAGAGCTGCAAGTGCATAGGACAGTGGCCTGTGGTCCGATTGTCCTGGGCCTTTGA